A stretch of the Oceanicola sp. D3 genome encodes the following:
- a CDS encoding LysR family transcriptional regulator, translating to MSEMTLRQIEVIRAVMMTGTISGAAEMLNVSAPGISRLVKHTEESLGIRLFERKAGLFTPSVEASRVFDQVREVYRGVENLQLALGSLQKGEAVRLSFATAPSIAQFIAARALRQVRSRYDDLFVDLNVLKIEETVEYLLLERGEFVIMSSAVENAAIENEEIAEGRLVAVLPEGHPLTRQKQVSVADLAKEELIGVDPSDPYGALLAEPFAMAGLEVNFAMRGRFAQTVVSLVRHGLGVAVIDEFSVAEVYMPGLERRPLVEDVRIKSYVSRKKGRVLSGYAEYAIAQFRRELGRAVEDGPWYRARK from the coding sequence ATGTCGGAAATGACGCTGAGACAGATTGAGGTGATCCGGGCGGTGATGATGACCGGCACGATCAGTGGCGCGGCGGAGATGCTCAACGTTTCAGCGCCGGGCATCAGCCGCCTTGTGAAACATACCGAAGAGTCCCTTGGCATTCGGCTGTTCGAGCGGAAGGCGGGCCTGTTCACCCCTTCGGTCGAGGCCAGTCGCGTTTTCGACCAGGTGCGGGAGGTATATCGCGGGGTCGAAAACCTGCAGCTTGCCCTCGGCTCGCTGCAGAAGGGTGAGGCTGTGCGCCTTTCTTTCGCCACCGCGCCCTCAATCGCCCAGTTCATCGCCGCCCGCGCACTGCGGCAGGTGCGCAGCCGCTATGATGACCTCTTTGTCGATCTGAACGTGCTGAAGATCGAGGAAACGGTTGAATACCTCCTGCTGGAACGCGGCGAGTTTGTCATCATGAGTTCTGCCGTCGAGAATGCCGCTATCGAGAATGAGGAAATCGCCGAAGGGCGGTTGGTGGCGGTGCTGCCTGAGGGGCACCCGCTGACGCGGCAGAAGCAGGTATCGGTTGCTGACCTCGCCAAGGAAGAGTTGATCGGTGTTGACCCGTCCGACCCTTACGGCGCGCTGCTGGCCGAGCCCTTCGCTATGGCGGGGCTGGAGGTGAATTTTGCCATGCGGGGGCGTTTTGCGCAGACCGTGGTAAGCTTGGTGCGCCACGGGCTTGGCGTGGCGGTGATCGACGAGTTTTCGGTGGCGGAGGTCTATATGCCGGGGCTGGAGCGCCGCCCTTTGGTGGAGGATGTGCGGATCAAGAGCTATGTTTCGCGCAAGAAGGGCCGGGTGCTCTCGGGCTATGCCGAATATGCCATCGCCCAATTTCGGCGCGAGCTTGGACGGGCGGTGGAAGATGGGCCCTGGTATCGGGCACGAAAATAA
- a CDS encoding bifunctional sugar phosphate isomerase/epimerase/4-hydroxyphenylpyruvate dioxygenase family protein, whose product MKTSIATVSISGNLREKLEAIAKAGFDGIEIFEQDFIADTGTPREIGEMIRDHGLEITLFQPFRDFEGLTGEARTRAFDRAKHKFDVMQELGTDLILFCSSLHPDALGGVDRAAADFHELGDIAAEHGVRVGYEALAWGRHVNDHRDAWEIVRRADHPNIGLILDSFHTLARKIDPDTIRRIPSDKIFFVQLADAPLIEMDLLYWSRHFRNMPGEGDLAVTEFMRAVAATGYCGPISLEIFNDQFRGGKPAGLALDGHRSLVALMDDVRRLEPDIRIDLPDLPPRVAVEGVSFIEFATRGDEAAALETFLKTMGFSHVGTHLSKSVALWQQGDIRIVVNTEDTGFAQSAYMAHGTTICDLGLSVASGADTERRAVALGSAPFQQPLGPGEMKIPAIRSVGGSVMHFIDEASGLSDVWNVEFQPVEGAPKADAGLSRIDHVAETMNYDEMLSWSLFYTSIFEMGRAPMVDVIDPDGLVRSQAISTPDSAFRITLNGAETHRTLAGSFLAESFGGAVQHVAFASQDIFATARAMAALGFEPLPMPGNYYSDLQARFSLSPEVLAQLTELNILYDEDSAGAFYQFYSRPFSGGLFFEVVQRVSGYDGYGAPNAPFRIAAQKRLARPKGMPKR is encoded by the coding sequence ATGAAAACCTCCATCGCCACCGTCTCGATATCGGGCAACCTGCGCGAAAAGCTGGAGGCCATCGCCAAGGCGGGCTTCGACGGTATCGAGATTTTCGAACAGGACTTCATCGCAGACACCGGCACCCCACGCGAGATCGGCGAGATGATCCGTGACCACGGGCTGGAGATTACGCTGTTTCAGCCCTTCCGAGACTTCGAGGGCCTCACCGGCGAGGCGCGAACACGTGCGTTTGACCGGGCCAAGCACAAGTTTGATGTGATGCAGGAGTTGGGCACCGATCTGATCCTGTTCTGCTCCTCGCTGCATCCCGACGCGCTGGGCGGGGTGGATCGCGCTGCCGCTGACTTCCACGAGCTGGGTGACATTGCCGCCGAGCATGGGGTGCGCGTGGGCTATGAGGCGCTGGCTTGGGGCCGCCATGTGAACGATCATCGCGATGCGTGGGAGATCGTGCGTCGCGCCGATCACCCGAACATCGGCCTGATCCTCGACAGCTTTCATACCCTCGCCCGAAAGATCGACCCGGACACCATACGCCGCATTCCGAGCGACAAGATCTTCTTTGTCCAGTTGGCCGACGCGCCGCTGATCGAGATGGATCTGCTGTATTGGTCGCGCCATTTCCGGAACATGCCGGGCGAGGGCGATCTGGCGGTGACGGAGTTCATGCGTGCGGTTGCGGCCACTGGCTATTGTGGCCCGATCAGCCTTGAAATCTTCAATGACCAGTTTCGCGGCGGCAAGCCTGCGGGGCTTGCGCTTGATGGCCACCGCTCGCTTGTTGCGCTGATGGATGACGTGCGCAGGCTGGAGCCCGATATCCGCATTGACCTGCCCGATTTGCCGCCGCGCGTGGCTGTTGAGGGTGTGTCTTTCATCGAGTTTGCCACCCGTGGCGATGAGGCCGCCGCGCTGGAGACCTTCCTGAAAACAATGGGGTTTTCCCATGTCGGCACCCATTTGTCCAAGAGCGTTGCGCTCTGGCAGCAGGGCGATATCCGGATTGTGGTGAACACCGAAGACACCGGCTTTGCGCAATCTGCATACATGGCTCATGGCACTACGATCTGCGATCTCGGCCTGTCAGTTGCGAGCGGTGCCGATACTGAGCGGCGGGCGGTTGCGCTGGGTTCTGCGCCGTTTCAGCAGCCGCTTGGGCCGGGTGAAATGAAGATCCCGGCGATCCGCAGCGTTGGCGGTAGCGTGATGCACTTTATCGACGAGGCAAGCGGCCTCTCCGATGTTTGGAATGTCGAGTTTCAGCCCGTGGAGGGCGCGCCGAAGGCCGATGCGGGGCTGAGCCGGATCGACCATGTGGCCGAAACCATGAACTACGACGAGATGCTGAGCTGGTCGCTGTTTTATACATCGATCTTCGAGATGGGCCGTGCGCCTATGGTTGATGTGATCGACCCGGATGGCCTTGTGCGCAGTCAGGCGATCAGCACGCCGGATTCTGCCTTTCGGATTACCCTCAACGGAGCCGAAACCCACCGCACGCTGGCAGGCAGCTTTCTGGCCGAGAGCTTCGGCGGTGCGGTGCAGCACGTGGCCTTTGCCTCGCAGGACATCTTTGCCACCGCCCGCGCCATGGCGGCGCTTGGCTTTGAGCCGCTGCCCATGCCGGGGAACTATTACAGCGATTTGCAGGCCCGCTTTTCGCTGAGCCCCGAGGTGCTGGCGCAGCTCACCGAGTTGAACATCCTCTATGATGAAGACAGCGCGGGCGCGTTCTACCAGTTTTACAGCCGCCCGTTCTCTGGCGGGTTGTTCTTTGAGGTGGTGCAGCGGGTGAGCGGGTATGATGGCTATGGGGCGCCCAACGCGCCCTTCCGGATTGCCGCTCAAAAGCGCCTCGCGCGGCCCAAGGGCATGCCCAAGCGATAG
- a CDS encoding shikimate dehydrogenase has translation MTRDAELKLGLIGDNIAGSRAPVLHRMAGAQNGVSVQYDRLVPKELGEDFEPLFEACKSRGYRGINVTYPYKERAARMVAIDDPLVRAIGAVNTVLFAEGGPKGHNTDYTGFIAAYRALRGDAAVGTACLIGTGGVGRALAFGLVALGAKAIRLVDQNPAKAEALAEELGGLGAAPAIEVFADAATAADGADGLLNGTPVGMIGYAGTPLPAGAMQGAAWAFDAVYTPVNTEFLQDAGAAGATLISGYELFFYQGVHAWAHFSGLPLDEARLRAELAKQGEPA, from the coding sequence ATGACCCGCGACGCGGAACTGAAACTCGGGCTGATCGGAGACAATATCGCGGGTTCCCGCGCGCCCGTGCTGCACCGCATGGCGGGGGCACAGAATGGGGTGTCGGTGCAATATGACAGGCTGGTGCCCAAGGAGCTTGGCGAAGACTTCGAGCCGCTTTTTGAGGCCTGCAAGAGCCGGGGGTATCGCGGCATCAACGTGACCTACCCCTACAAGGAGCGGGCGGCCCGGATGGTGGCCATCGACGACCCGCTTGTGCGGGCCATAGGCGCCGTTAACACGGTGCTCTTTGCAGAGGGCGGGCCGAAGGGACACAATACAGATTACACCGGCTTCATCGCGGCCTATCGTGCCCTGCGCGGTGATGCGGCCGTTGGCACCGCCTGCCTCATTGGCACTGGCGGCGTGGGTCGGGCTCTTGCCTTTGGCCTTGTGGCGCTTGGGGCAAAGGCGATCCGGTTGGTTGACCAGAACCCCGCCAAGGCCGAGGCGTTGGCCGAAGAGCTTGGCGGCCTCGGCGCGGCCCCTGCCATTGAGGTGTTTGCGGATGCGGCCACCGCAGCCGATGGCGCCGATGGGCTGCTCAATGGCACGCCCGTGGGCATGATCGGCTACGCTGGCACGCCGCTTCCTGCCGGGGCGATGCAGGGTGCGGCGTGGGCGTTTGACGCTGTTTACACCCCGGTGAACACCGAGTTTCTGCAAGACGCTGGCGCGGCAGGTGCCACCCTGATCTCGGGGTACGAGCTGTTTTTCTATCAGGGCGTTCACGCTTGGGCCCATTTCTCGGGCCTTCCGCTGGATGAGGCCCGGCTGCGGGCAGAGCTTGCCAAACAGGGAGAACCGGCATGA
- a CDS encoding dioxygenase, with translation MSKVTIDNITEVVTAALGENGEIDARQREIMTSLIKHLHGFCKEVKLQHGEFIEACQYLARAGAVCDGGRQEFILLGDILGVEVLVDMLSNPVSGTESESTVLGPFYRENPPVLPKGASTVLKDYPGQETVYFEGYIRDADGTPLAGATIDVWEDAPNGLYENHDPDQPDYNLRGRFETDENGHYAFRALRPVDYPIPDNETAGELLRYMGHHPMRPGHMHFIISQEGYRPLISQIYDSASPYLDNDSVFAVKESLVGEFRKAAPELETDLHIEFDFVLARESAGERIAAE, from the coding sequence ATGTCAAAGGTTACTATCGACAACATCACCGAAGTGGTCACGGCCGCATTGGGAGAGAACGGCGAGATCGACGCGCGTCAACGCGAGATCATGACCTCGCTGATCAAGCATCTGCATGGCTTTTGCAAAGAGGTGAAACTCCAGCACGGCGAGTTTATCGAAGCGTGCCAATATCTTGCCCGTGCCGGGGCGGTTTGCGACGGCGGGCGGCAGGAGTTTATCTTGTTGGGAGACATCCTTGGCGTTGAGGTGCTGGTGGACATGCTTTCCAACCCGGTCAGCGGCACCGAAAGCGAATCCACGGTGCTTGGCCCGTTCTACCGTGAGAACCCGCCGGTTTTGCCAAAGGGTGCCTCAACGGTGTTGAAGGACTACCCGGGGCAGGAAACCGTGTATTTTGAGGGGTATATCCGCGATGCGGATGGCACGCCGTTGGCTGGTGCGACGATCGACGTGTGGGAAGATGCGCCCAACGGCCTTTACGAAAACCACGACCCGGACCAGCCCGACTATAACCTGCGGGGCCGCTTTGAGACGGACGAAAACGGGCACTATGCCTTCCGTGCCCTGCGCCCGGTGGATTACCCGATCCCCGACAATGAAACCGCCGGCGAGCTGCTGCGCTACATGGGCCACCACCCGATGCGCCCCGGGCATATGCACTTCATCATCTCGCAGGAGGGCTATCGCCCGCTGATCAGCCAGATCTACGACAGCGCCTCACCCTACCTCGACAATGACAGCGTTTTTGCCGTGAAGGAAAGCCTTGTGGGCGAGTTCCGCAAGGCGGCCCCCGAGTTGGAGACCGATCTGCACATCGAGTTCGATTTCGTATTGGCCCGCGAAAGCGCGGGGGAGCGCATTGCGGCTGAGTAA
- a CDS encoding tripartite tricarboxylate transporter substrate binding protein, with protein sequence MKHIIGGALSALVLTATAAVAEYPEKEIQGIIQWGAGGSTDTVMRSVTPHAEEALGGTVVMQNMTGAVGAIALNHVAGSAADGYTVLMGAENPMLYKIMGLGDKDYNEFIPISILARGTPMLVANPDAPFNDYAEMMAYIKENPGEVKFGSTGPGGLPSVVTAMISSVEGGLDVTAVPYDGDGPALTGLQGGAIDVMPAVLGAAIEAIRAGNMKPLAIFDVEANEQLPDVPHVTSFDEAYSTYLPWGPFFGVFVPNGTPDDVVAKLSDAYATGAQHPDFVKLMEDRGFTLMGISGEEANAFLSKWQQGTAWLLQDAGLTKTSPEEFGIARPGE encoded by the coding sequence ATGAAGCACATCATTGGCGGCGCGTTGAGCGCCCTTGTTTTGACGGCAACGGCGGCTGTTGCGGAATACCCCGAAAAAGAGATTCAGGGCATCATCCAGTGGGGAGCCGGCGGCTCTACCGACACTGTGATGCGCTCGGTCACGCCCCATGCCGAAGAGGCGCTTGGCGGCACTGTGGTTATGCAGAACATGACCGGAGCCGTGGGCGCTATCGCGCTGAACCACGTGGCAGGCTCTGCCGCCGATGGCTACACCGTGCTGATGGGCGCCGAAAACCCGATGCTCTACAAGATCATGGGGCTGGGCGATAAGGATTATAACGAGTTTATCCCGATCTCGATCCTCGCCCGTGGCACCCCGATGCTTGTGGCCAACCCCGATGCGCCGTTCAACGATTACGCCGAGATGATGGCCTACATCAAAGAGAACCCCGGCGAGGTTAAGTTTGGCTCCACGGGCCCCGGTGGCTTGCCTTCGGTGGTCACCGCGATGATCTCTTCGGTTGAAGGCGGGCTCGATGTGACGGCTGTGCCCTATGATGGTGACGGCCCGGCCCTGACCGGCCTGCAGGGTGGCGCGATTGACGTTATGCCCGCCGTGCTTGGTGCCGCCATCGAAGCCATCCGCGCAGGAAACATGAAGCCGCTCGCAATCTTTGACGTGGAGGCGAACGAGCAACTGCCCGATGTGCCCCACGTGACCTCGTTCGACGAGGCCTATAGCACCTACCTGCCTTGGGGCCCGTTCTTTGGTGTCTTCGTGCCCAACGGAACGCCCGATGACGTGGTGGCAAAACTGTCGGACGCCTATGCGACTGGCGCCCAGCACCCCGACTTCGTGAAGCTGATGGAAGATCGCGGCTTCACGCTGATGGGGATCTCGGGCGAAGAGGCAAACGCCTTCCTCTCCAAGTGGCAGCAGGGCACCGCGTGGCTTTTGCAGGATGCCGGGCTGACAAAGACCTCCCCCGAGGAGTTCGGGATCGCGCGCCCCGGAGAGTAA
- a CDS encoding 3-keto-5-aminohexanoate cleavage protein — MTTPAIICVAITGSVPTKADNSAVPITVAEQIESTHAAFEAGASIAHCHVRDDEGRPTSDPDRFAQLKAGIEAHCPGMIVQLSTGGRSGAGKARGGMLPLRPDMASLSVGSNNFPTRVYDNPPDLVDWLASEMKAYSVVPEIEAFDLSHIYQAQKLRDQGLLPETPYIQFVMGVKNAMPADRRVFDFYVETVRALFGPEAQWCAAGIGRHQSELNHWAAEAGGHLRTGLEDNIRLDRNTLAPSNAALVARAAEIAQSHGRHVASPGEARRLLGLAPH, encoded by the coding sequence ATGACCACTCCGGCCATCATCTGCGTCGCCATCACCGGCTCCGTGCCCACCAAGGCCGATAACTCGGCGGTGCCAATCACCGTCGCCGAGCAAATCGAAAGCACCCACGCCGCCTTCGAGGCCGGGGCCAGTATCGCTCATTGCCACGTGCGCGATGACGAGGGCCGCCCAACCTCGGACCCGGATCGTTTTGCTCAACTGAAGGCCGGGATCGAGGCCCACTGCCCCGGTATGATCGTGCAGCTTTCCACCGGCGGGCGCTCCGGCGCGGGCAAGGCACGCGGCGGGATGTTGCCGTTGCGGCCCGACATGGCCTCGCTCTCGGTCGGCTCCAACAACTTTCCCACCCGCGTCTACGACAACCCGCCGGATCTCGTGGACTGGCTCGCAAGCGAGATGAAGGCGTACAGCGTGGTGCCCGAGATCGAGGCCTTCGATCTCTCGCACATTTACCAAGCCCAAAAGCTCCGCGACCAGGGCCTGCTGCCCGAAACGCCCTACATCCAGTTCGTCATGGGCGTCAAAAACGCCATGCCCGCCGACCGCCGTGTGTTCGACTTCTATGTCGAAACCGTCAGGGCGCTCTTTGGCCCCGAGGCCCAATGGTGCGCCGCCGGGATTGGCCGCCATCAGAGTGAGTTGAACCACTGGGCCGCCGAGGCCGGGGGCCATCTGCGCACCGGGCTGGAGGATAATATCCGGCTCGACCGGAACACCCTCGCGCCTTCCAATGCCGCCCTCGTCGCAAGGGCCGCCGAAATTGCGCAAAGCCACGGGCGCCATGTGGCGTCCCCCGGCGAGGCGAGGCGCCTGCTAGGTCTCGCGCCTCACTGA
- a CDS encoding tripartite tricarboxylate transporter permease, whose product MTTLMDFLTVFTQPQLLLLVGLGTFAGVYVGAIPGLSVTMAVSILISFTFSWDVYPAISLMIGIYMGGVYGGSRTAILLNIPGAPSAIATALDGYPMAKRGEAGTAIGVTTVMSFIGGFVGIGVLALAAPLVSDFALRFQPRDYMLLAVLGILLVGSLSQGSLVKGIFAGALGIALGAVGRDPLTFAERFTFEFQLLEGGISFIAVMIGMFGVSEALLQLHHVDKDAVRQKITRIVPSLATVKKHLPLSLQTSTIGVVIGALPGTGGDIAALMAYDHAKRVTKAPERPFGDGAMEGLVAPETANNAAVGGAFIPMMTLGIPGDAVTAIMIGALFIHGLNPGPMLMIDQPDMFWFIVGCLLTANFFMLLFGLTGIRLFTKIVEMPRSVLVPLIMLLSIVGAYAVNNSITDVYWMLGFGVFGYFMRHYGYPLGPVILGVILSRLLDDNWRRAIISEQEDLGRFFGGIFSSPLSIVLLVSVILIFVSQTPVWAAAKTRVFGKKGGRA is encoded by the coding sequence ATGACCACGCTGATGGATTTTCTGACCGTTTTCACCCAGCCGCAGCTTTTGCTGCTGGTCGGGTTGGGCACCTTTGCGGGTGTCTACGTTGGCGCAATTCCCGGCCTGTCTGTCACCATGGCCGTTTCTATCCTGATCTCCTTTACCTTCTCGTGGGATGTGTACCCGGCGATTTCGCTGATGATCGGCATCTACATGGGCGGGGTTTATGGCGGCTCGCGCACGGCGATCCTGCTCAACATTCCCGGCGCCCCCTCGGCCATTGCTACCGCGCTTGACGGCTATCCGATGGCCAAGCGGGGAGAGGCGGGCACGGCGATTGGCGTGACCACGGTGATGAGCTTCATCGGTGGTTTCGTCGGCATCGGTGTGTTGGCTCTGGCTGCGCCTCTGGTTTCGGACTTCGCGCTGCGCTTTCAGCCGCGCGACTACATGCTGCTGGCGGTGCTCGGCATCCTGCTGGTCGGCTCGCTGAGCCAGGGCAGCCTTGTGAAGGGCATCTTTGCCGGGGCGCTTGGGATTGCCCTTGGCGCAGTGGGGCGCGATCCGCTGACCTTCGCGGAGCGCTTCACCTTCGAGTTTCAGCTGCTGGAGGGGGGTATTTCCTTCATCGCGGTGATGATCGGCATGTTCGGCGTGTCTGAAGCGCTGCTGCAGCTCCACCACGTTGACAAGGACGCTGTGCGCCAGAAGATCACCCGCATCGTGCCCTCGCTGGCGACGGTGAAGAAGCACCTGCCGCTGAGCCTGCAGACCTCCACCATCGGCGTGGTGATCGGTGCGCTGCCCGGGACTGGCGGCGATATTGCCGCGCTCATGGCCTATGACCACGCCAAGCGCGTTACCAAAGCGCCAGAGCGGCCATTTGGCGATGGCGCGATGGAGGGACTTGTGGCCCCCGAAACCGCCAACAACGCGGCTGTGGGCGGGGCCTTCATTCCAATGATGACCCTTGGCATCCCCGGCGATGCGGTGACGGCGATCATGATTGGCGCGCTGTTCATCCATGGGCTCAACCCGGGCCCGATGCTGATGATCGACCAGCCCGATATGTTCTGGTTTATCGTTGGCTGCCTCCTGACGGCGAATTTCTTCATGCTGCTCTTCGGGCTCACCGGCATTCGGCTCTTCACCAAGATCGTCGAGATGCCGCGCAGCGTGCTGGTGCCGCTGATCATGCTGCTTTCGATCGTCGGCGCTTATGCGGTGAACAACTCGATCACCGATGTCTACTGGATGCTGGGCTTTGGCGTTTTCGGCTATTTCATGCGCCACTACGGCTACCCGCTGGGGCCGGTGATCCTTGGCGTGATCCTGTCGCGGCTGCTTGATGACAACTGGCGCAGGGCGATCATCTCGGAGCAGGAAGATCTGGGCCGGTTCTTTGGCGGTATCTTCTCTAGCCCGCTGTCAATTGTTCTGCTGGTCTCCGTCATCCTCATTTTCGTGTCGCAAACGCCGGTTTGGGCCGCGGCGAAGACGCGTGTTTTTGGCAAGAAAGGTGGGCGTGCATGA
- a CDS encoding alpha/beta fold hydrolase: MSIEPITGRYANVDIAGRAYRIYFEEAGQGRPVLCLHTAGAHTGQWRHLMNDAKVTGANRLIAFDMPWHGKSLPPEGFQTEEYLLTTQAYIDTVLAMVDALGLERPILAGCSMGGRIALQLAALHPDRFSGFIAIEASDFQAAWYDIDWFDRPDAHGGEMGAALVSTNISPHAPPADRWATLWMFMASGPGVFRGDLSFYTQDDSLIARLGQIDTSQTPVHFLVGAYDLTCTPEDAKRTADAIPGATLSVMEELGHFPMSEHPAGFRPFFLDALERMP; the protein is encoded by the coding sequence ATGAGCATCGAGCCAATCACCGGACGCTATGCCAATGTCGACATCGCCGGACGCGCCTACCGCATCTACTTCGAAGAGGCCGGTCAGGGCCGCCCGGTCCTTTGCCTGCACACCGCCGGGGCGCACACCGGCCAGTGGCGCCACCTGATGAACGACGCCAAGGTGACAGGGGCCAATCGGCTCATTGCCTTCGACATGCCTTGGCACGGCAAATCCCTGCCACCCGAAGGGTTCCAGACCGAAGAATACCTGCTGACCACGCAAGCCTATATCGACACTGTCCTGGCGATGGTCGACGCGCTCGGGCTGGAGAGGCCCATCCTCGCCGGGTGCTCTATGGGAGGCCGTATCGCCCTGCAACTCGCGGCGCTGCACCCGGATCGGTTCTCGGGCTTTATCGCCATCGAGGCCTCCGATTTTCAGGCCGCATGGTATGATATCGACTGGTTCGACCGCCCTGATGCCCATGGCGGCGAGATGGGCGCCGCTCTGGTCTCCACAAACATCTCGCCCCACGCACCGCCCGCCGATCGCTGGGCGACCCTGTGGATGTTCATGGCCAGCGGCCCCGGCGTGTTTCGGGGGGATTTGAGCTTTTACACGCAGGACGACAGCCTGATCGCACGTCTCGGCCAGATCGACACGAGCCAAACGCCTGTGCACTTCCTCGTTGGCGCCTATGACCTGACCTGCACGCCAGAAGACGCAAAGCGCACCGCAGATGCCATCCCCGGCGCGACCCTCTCGGTGATGGAAGAGCTTGGCCACTTCCCGATGAGCGAGCACCCCGCAGGCTTCCGCCCGTTCTTTCTTGACGCACTGGAGCGGATGCCATGA
- a CDS encoding tripartite tricarboxylate transporter TctB family protein, protein MEHIDPDHHDGTSDATPGGERGKRRPGELLFAAVLLAASLGLLWSAYGIENPFGPNGLSSPRSIPMATTFAMVVSAAIVLVQTARLPLDRAETLAKDILPPVVLVFALFLVAYGVLLRPLGFLPTSALFLLAAIKILARRGWLWTLVVALGSLIVIWLIFRIVFSVLMPAGIVPESEMIQFFRGLVSAGGAG, encoded by the coding sequence ATGGAGCACATCGACCCCGACCATCATGACGGCACCTCCGACGCCACACCCGGTGGCGAGCGTGGAAAACGCCGCCCCGGAGAGCTGCTCTTTGCCGCCGTTTTGCTGGCGGCCAGCCTTGGTTTGCTCTGGAGCGCCTATGGGATCGAAAACCCCTTTGGCCCCAATGGCCTTTCGTCTCCCCGGTCCATCCCAATGGCGACCACCTTTGCCATGGTCGTCTCGGCGGCCATTGTGCTGGTTCAGACAGCGCGGCTGCCGCTCGACCGGGCCGAAACACTGGCAAAAGACATCCTGCCGCCGGTCGTTCTCGTCTTCGCGCTGTTCCTGGTGGCCTATGGCGTGCTACTGCGCCCTCTCGGGTTTTTGCCCACATCGGCGTTGTTCCTCCTCGCGGCCATCAAGATCCTCGCGCGGCGCGGGTGGCTTTGGACGCTGGTGGTTGCCCTTGGCAGCCTCATCGTGATCTGGCTGATCTTCCGCATCGTTTTCAGCGTGCTCATGCCTGCAGGCATCGTGCCTGAATCCGAGATGATCCAGTTCTTCCGGGGCCTCGTCAGCGCGGGAGGCGCAGGATGA